The following proteins come from a genomic window of Spea bombifrons isolate aSpeBom1 chromosome 10, aSpeBom1.2.pri, whole genome shotgun sequence:
- the LOC128467841 gene encoding putative neural-cadherin 2 isoform X2: MRQRGSEEKLLTEDRTSCEVHGVIMQDRRFWEPDTVLQLGGVKQSSPRSHNLLPHKPFKGCLCNVVLNKQVYDLAAPLEAVNSSPGCARKGTACSSPAPCDSPCVSDPRTPSCDCPPAHQERGKAAYIQQALSCDSLKVYHMEGDGSPAGSLSTLASSGAEGDVEYEEEMRRWGPKFVTLSKLYSYTAAEDLQ; the protein is encoded by the exons ATGAGACAGAGGGGATCAGAAGAAAAGTTACTTACAGAGGATCGAACGAGTTGTGAAGTCCACGGAGTCATCATGCAGGACAGAAG GTTTTGGGAGCCGGATACCGTTCTGCAGCTCGGAGGCGTTAAGCAGTCGTCTCCTCGTTCCCACAATCTCCTTCCACACAAACCCTTTAAAGGCTGTCTCTGCAATGTCGTTCTTAATAAGCAA GTGTATGACCTAGCAGCCCCGCTGGAGGCAGTTAATAGCTCCCCAGGCTGCGCGAGGAAGGGTACAGCTTGCTCATCACCCGCACCCTGCGACTCTCCTTGCGTCAGTGACCCCCGGACCCCCAGCTGTGATTGCCCACCTGCTCACCAGGAGCGCGGAAAAG CTGCCTACATCCAGCAAGCGCTTTCATGCGACAGCTTAAAGGTCTATCACATGGAAGGAGACGGCTCCCCGGCGGGCAGCCTCAGCACGCTGGCGTCGTCCGGAGCCGAGGGGGACGTGGAGTACGAGGAGGAGATGAGACGGTGGGGGCCAAAGTTTGTGACTCTCTCTAAACTCTACTCTtacacggccgccgaggatctGCAGTGA
- the LOC128467841 gene encoding putative neural-cadherin 2 isoform X1, whose translation MRQRGSEEKLLTEDRTSCEVHGVIMQDRRFWEPDTVLQLGGVKQSSPRSHNLLPHKPFKGCLCNVVLNKQVYDLAAPLEAVNSSPGCARKGTACSSPAPCDSPCVSDPRTPSCDCPPAHQERGKEAAYIQQALSCDSLKVYHMEGDGSPAGSLSTLASSGAEGDVEYEEEMRRWGPKFVTLSKLYSYTAAEDLQ comes from the exons ATGAGACAGAGGGGATCAGAAGAAAAGTTACTTACAGAGGATCGAACGAGTTGTGAAGTCCACGGAGTCATCATGCAGGACAGAAG GTTTTGGGAGCCGGATACCGTTCTGCAGCTCGGAGGCGTTAAGCAGTCGTCTCCTCGTTCCCACAATCTCCTTCCACACAAACCCTTTAAAGGCTGTCTCTGCAATGTCGTTCTTAATAAGCAA GTGTATGACCTAGCAGCCCCGCTGGAGGCAGTTAATAGCTCCCCAGGCTGCGCGAGGAAGGGTACAGCTTGCTCATCACCCGCACCCTGCGACTCTCCTTGCGTCAGTGACCCCCGGACCCCCAGCTGTGATTGCCCACCTGCTCACCAGGAGCGCGGAAAAG AAGCTGCCTACATCCAGCAAGCGCTTTCATGCGACAGCTTAAAGGTCTATCACATGGAAGGAGACGGCTCCCCGGCGGGCAGCCTCAGCACGCTGGCGTCGTCCGGAGCCGAGGGGGACGTGGAGTACGAGGAGGAGATGAGACGGTGGGGGCCAAAGTTTGTGACTCTCTCTAAACTCTACTCTtacacggccgccgaggatctGCAGTGA